TGACTCTGTTAACCATAGCCGCCGACCTCGCCTCGCGATCGCGCTCGGAGACCCTGCTGGCATTGGCATGGAAGTAGTGCTAAAAGCCCTAGCGGATCCTGTTGTGATGACTAGCTGTGATATTACCCTAGTGGGCAATGGTGATCAATTGCACGACTGTTGGCAATTCCTGGCGGCTGAGGGTTATCCTGTACCTGATTTCCAGCAGCTTTCGATCTTGCATGTTGATCTCGATGCAGACATTCAACGCCAGATTTACCTCGGTGTGGGCAACGCAGCCAGTGGTGAGGCCAGTTTTCAGTATTTGGAGCGGGCGATCGCCTATACCCTAGCGGGTAAAACCGACGGAATTGTAACCGCACCAATCGCAAAATCAGCTTGGGCTATGGCTGGGCATCACTATCCAGGCCAAACTGAACTGCTGGCAGAACGAGCAGGGGTAACCCAAGTGGGGATGCTGTTTGTAGCCCGATCGCCCCATACAGGTTGGGTGCTGCGTACCCTGCTGGCCACTACCCACATTTCCCTACGCCAAGTGCCTGATGCCCTCAGCCCTGAGCTAATGACCACTA
This genomic window from Cyanobacteriota bacterium contains:
- the pdxA gene encoding 4-hydroxythreonine-4-phosphate dehydrogenase PdxA, encoding MSDQFDSVNHSRRPRLAIALGDPAGIGMEVVLKALADPVVMTSCDITLVGNGDQLHDCWQFLAAEGYPVPDFQQLSILHVDLDADIQRQIYLGVGNAASGEASFQYLERAIAYTLAGKTDGIVTAPIAKSAWAMAGHHYPGQTELLAERAGVTQVGMLFVARSPHTGWVLRTLLATTHISLRQVPDALSPELMTTKLTLLLASLEQDFGILTPHIVVAGLNPHSGEHGQLGQEEQDWLIPWLETARHRYPHLQLDGPVPPDTLWVKPGQAWHHLTTTSGQVADAYIALYHDQGLIPVKLLAFDRAVNTSIGLPFVRTSPDHGTALDIAGKNIADPTSMIAAIQLACHLVRTSLNNTSVIALNFKS